AATGTCCAATTTTTCCACAGTTGAAGCATGTCATATCACCAGGTGGTGATTATGTTTTGAAGTCTCGATTTGGACTTTGGTATGCTCGGTgattcttcttcatgaatcttGAAAACTTCTTCACGAATAGggacattgcatcattgctgaTTTGTGCAGCAGCAGCAGGCAATACACTTGAAACAACTGCAGCAGTAGCAGTAAAAGTAGCAGTAGCTGCAAGAGCCTTGGTAGGTGGATTCGACAAGGACTCTTCTCCACTTCTTACTTccaattcaaactcataagcTTTAAAATCTGCAAACAAGTCATTTAGCTCCAACTTGTTCAGATCTTTTGAGACTCTTATAGCCATTGTCTTAACATCTCATTCCCTGGGTAAAGCTCTCATCACTTTGAGTGCCACTTCTCTATTGCCAAGTTCCTTTCCCAAAGCTGCTAGTTCATTTACTACGCTGCTAAATCGCTCATCAAATTCGCTTAGAGTTTCTCCAGCTTTCATCTTAAGATTTTCAAACTTTTGCATTGCCACATACATCTTGTTTTCCTTTGCctgttcatttccttcacaaattTGGATGTGTTTCTCTCAGATCTCTTTTGCTGTAGgacacattttgattttgctgaaggtaTTCTTGTCAAGTGTTTTGTAAAGAATATCCTTAGCAACATTGTCAagattttctttcttcttgTCCTCGCTTGTCCATTCACATTTTTGCTTTTCAACCATTTGTGGTGCACCTTCAGTAACAGCAATAGCTGTATTAGGCTTTAGAATTTTCAAAGGACCATTTGTGATGACAAACCACATATCATCGTCTTGGGCTGCAAGATGGGCTTGCATCCTAATCTTCCAATCATCGAAACCCTCCTTTGAGAACATGAGGACTTTGCTGAAATGTGCCATTTCTGTTGTAGATTTTCAGAACAAGAATAACCTTCTCTGATATCATTTGTTGGGGATCGatttagagtttagagggggggtgaataaactcgttCTTTTCTTCGACGTTTTCGCAATGGTGCTAGAATTCTATTAGAGATTATAGCTTATCTTGTTCGAATATATTTCAAGCAGATCACAATAActtgtgcggaaacgatctgatggtttgaggtgaaaacaataaaacagtaTGCAGTAGACAGTAGTTGTTTCTGaaagttcgaagatgaaatcttctacgtctccccttcttctgtttctaaaaggtatcactaaaagactttggcttttacAATATAACTCTTGTgcacacccacttcagtaggacttacccttcgcctactgaaactcttagtttcacaaCACAATATAATGAATACAACaaggttctggaaaagactcttttccagattacaaactaTTCTCAATAAGATGTAATAAGGTGAATAGCTTGTGAAGAGATAAAGAAACAACAGCACAAGACGATCTCGGAAGATCAGATATCTGCTATAAAGAGTGTGCTGCTTTTCTTTATATTGAGCTTGAAGATAAAGATTAGTTCTTAATTGCTCAAAACAACGTTGGAATGATAGACAGAGAATGTGTTCCTAGTTAATAATAATCATTGTTTTCTATATTAGATTGATCCTTTAATATATAGAAATCTTGAATCCAACttctataaacaaaacggcttctttgactCTGAGTGAATCAGCTTTATCACCGAAAAAAAGTCATGCAGAAAGCTTCAGAATAATCAGTctttgttttataccaaaactaATAAGGCGTGTTAAAAGTCTTCGTACATCATtaaatggtgcaattaatactagtactaTGTAAGGTAACGGTAACATTAAGACTTGTAATGATCAAACGAAAGACGTTAAGTTCTACTTCTGCTTAGGCTACGTTCTGCTTCTGTTTTTGCTAACCGTTAAGTTTAGCTAAGAAATACTTGATAAGTACTGCTTCTGTTTAAGCAATACGAGTGCTTCtgctatttttattttcctctGTTTTTACTATCATCACCTActggttttgactctcatcaccacaattaaagTAAGTCTAACAAAGATCCTAGGTTtctattttatagatttaaaattttcatgttaaTGAGATTGGGTTTTGGGCCTTTGGGTTTAGGAGAAATTGGGCATATTAatcttaggtaaattaggcctaataacacctatttaatttaaaaataaaattttataaaaattaattttcaaaaataatacttttggtCCTTAAAAGTTCCTTGTTTGCGCAAAACCGACTTCCCGAATAAAATCttgctcgtctcgtaaaataatttggactctactatttttagaaaaatttaatcatattagtaAGACTTGAAAATacttcttgaaaatattttatcttggtcgtctccggtctcTTTTCTCatcctattatcgaatattcagataaaattttcaattttcatgaaatcatgcaattagACCTTCCATCATATACTATGtattatttaaacatttaacatcaattaaatgaaacaattaagcaatttaaatcatttgcatgatGTATTTTACGTGGGTTgacttttggacgttacaaatcatcctccccttaaataaaatttcgtccttgaaattaAGACTTACCAAATAGTTcggggtagcgactcctcatctctgactcattctcccaagtggcttcttcctccgagtgatttagccactGGACTTTGACCATTTTTATTACCTTGTTCCGCAACCTTCTCTATTGTCTACCCAAGATTTGGGTAGGCCTCTCCTCATATAACAGATTTGGTGTAAGTTGTTATGGCTCAAAGttcagtacatgtgaagggtttgacatgtacttgcgGAGCATCGATACGCGGAAGACATTATGAACTCCTGCGAGATTAGGTGGCAACACTACTCAATATGCTAATGCCCCCACTCTTTCGagtatctcaaatggtccgatgaatctcggactaagtTTGCATTTCTTggcaaatctcataacacccttcatatgtgctatctttataaacaTGTGATCACCTACTGAAAACTAGAGATCTCGTTTCCTTTTGTCCGCGTAGCTCTTTTATCGACTCTGACCAGTTTTCATTCTGTTTCGGATCTTAGCGACCATTTCTGTGGTGTGCTGAACTATCTCGGGTCCCATCGTATCCCTTTCTTCTACCTCGTCCCGATGGATAGGCGAtcttcatttccttccataGAGTGCCTCGTATGGAACCATTCCTATAGATgactgatagctgttgttgtaaatgaactccactagaggtagtttcAGTTCCCAAgttccttggaaatcgatcacgcaAGCTCGGAgtatatcttttaaaatttttatgactCTCTCGGACTGACCGTCTGTCTGAGAATGAAATACGGTATTGACTAGTAGTTGGGTTCCCAAGGccgcatgtaaactcttccagaatgacGAAGTGAATCGTGTGTATCTGTccatgcagtctgactatctctcgaataaATAGCTCTGTATACTGTGTCATGGAAAAATTTGTCTTCACTAGTAGGAAATATGCTGACTTAGTAAGGCGGTCCACTattacccaaatggcattgaatcCTTTCACCGTCTTTGGAAATCCTACCATGAAATCCATAGTAATGTTCTCCCACTttcactcgggaatgggaattGGTCGAAGCattcccgctggtctttgatgctctgtcTTCACTAGTTGACATGTCAAGAATTCAGATACAAAGCGCATAATATCTCGTTCATTCCCGACCATCAATATAAAAGTTGtaagtccttgtacatctttgtacttCCGGGATGAATAGAATAAGGGGTACTATGAGCTTCAGTCATAATGTCAACTCTAAGTGAAtcaccactaggaacccatatcgaCCTCGATGCTTAACAATGTCATCCTCGACTGAATATAACATGCTGCCCTTTGATTCATCTCGttgtctccatttctgcaattgctcatcaTTAGACTGTCCGGCTCGAATTCTATCTCGCAGAGCGGAATGTACTGTCAATGTAGTGAGATTAGGGGCCTTTTCCCTAGCGTAAATATCAAGATCAAACCGCTGAATTTCCATTTGTAGAGGCTTCTGTACTGATAAATGGGCCAAGACTGTATGTTTCCTACTCAAAGCGTCtaccactacattagctttcccgGGGTGATAGCTAATGtcgcagtcgtagtcctttacaaGTTCTATCCATCTtttttgtctcatgttcagctccttttaggtgaagaaatacttgaggcttttGTAGTCCGTaaaaatcttgaatttctttcaATACAAGTAGTGCTTCCAAATTTTCAACGCAAAAACAACTGCTGCAAGTTTAAGGTCATGcgtcggataattcttttcatttaCTTTCAGCTGTCTAGATGCATACGCTATGATTCGTTCATGCTGCATAAGGATTGAGCCCAATCCTAGCTTTGAAGCATCGGTGTAAAACACATATTCCCCTTGTTTTGTCGGCATCGCTAGAATTGGCGCGGTAGTGAGTGCATGCTTCAACTGATCAAAGCTATTTTGACATTCCGGTCCCCATAAAAATTTCGCATTTTTCTTCGTCAATGATGTCAAGGGTACTGCAATGGAcgaaaaacccttgattaacttacgataatagccagctaaacccaagaaactgcggattTCCATCACAATTTTAGGCACTGGCCAGTACTTGACTGACTCGACCTTAGATGGGTCGACCTCTACTCCCTCTTTTGAcacgatgtggcctaagaatgccaccctctctagccaaaactcgcaattgctgaactttgcatatAATTTCTGATCTCGTAACACTTGCAAGGTCGTCTTCAAGTGTTGCTCATGCTCCTCTcggctcttggaatagatcaaaatttcatcgatgaaaacaataataaactgatcgaggtacggtTGAAACatgtgattcatgagatccatgaagatccccggagcattagtcaatccaaaagacatcactaaaaactcataattcCCATAACGCGTTCTGAAAGTCGTCTTGTGTACATCCGTCTCTTTTACTCTcagttggtgatatccagatcgtaAATCTATCTTTGAAAATACCGAAGCTCCTTGAAATTGGTCAAACAAATATTCGATTCGGGGtaatggatacttattctttactgtcgCTCTATTCAGttctctataatcaatgcacaatCCCATTCTCCCATCCTTTTTCTTAACAAATAGTACTTGCGCGCCgtatggagagaaactagggcaaATAAATCCCTTGTCTAGCagctcttgaatttgatcttttaattctttcatttcagcaggTGCTAGGCGAAATGGTGCTTTAGATATCGGCACAGTACCGGGCATaaattcaatagaaaattccacctctcacTCTGGTGGGATACCAGAAACATCATGAGAGAACAGGTCTGGAAAGTCCTTGACAACCTCCATGTCCTCGATCGATCGACTGTCAGTAGTGGGTACAATATAATACTGGCAAGAAAACCTTGACAGCCTCTTCAGATTAGCTTCTTTGCACGGATGCATGAAATGAAATGCAGCATTTGATTGTTTTGTGCAGCCTCAAAGATGAATGCTTTCCCATTGGACGGTCTAATAGATACTGACCTCCACCGAAAATCAATAGCGGCCCAATTCAGTGTGAGCCAATCCATGCCCAAAATAATATCGAACTCGGGCATTGGTAATACAATGAGGTCCGTCATATAACATTCTTTTGCAATTTGAGTTCCACATTCTTAACCATGCTTGTAGAGACCATATGTTCGCCAGAAGGCACTGTAACTCTGAATCCCAACTCTACATCCACTAATAAGATTTCCAATTGCTTCACAAAGAattcagatatgaaagaatgcGTAGCTCCAGAATCTAGCAAAGCATAAGTAGCTACGTCTGCTAACAGAATTTGTCCTGTAATAAGCGTATTGTCTGGCTCCGCTTGCTCGGTATGCATAACGTAAGTCCTTCCAGTAGTAGGTCATTTAAGCTTTGGGCAATCACCAGCATTATGCCTCATTTCTCAgcacttgaagcacttgtagGTTCCTCACATGCACTTGTCGTAGTGATGGCGATCGTACTCCTTGAAAAGTGGCTTCTCAGCAGTCTTCGGGACGTTTTCTTTAGGTGGCGGTCATTGTGGTTTGTAATGTCCTGGCCACTTCGGTAGTTCCGTAAACGGCTTCTTGTTCTGCTAACTTGATTGTTGGGCATGGTTCCTCTTGCGCTGCATTTCCTAGTTAATATCCTTCAGAGTTTGATCGGCTCGAAAAGATTTAGCAACAGTAGTAGTATAGTCAATAGGATCAGTCAACATCACGTCTCGATGGATCGTCGGCCTTAAACCATCCAATAAGTGTCGTAGCTTTTCCGCAGCATCATTGGCAATtaagggcacaaaatgacaacccctatcaaacttctgtaCAAACTCAGCAATAGTAAATTCCCCCTGGCGGAGACTCATCAACACTCTCTTCGACCTCGAACGAACGTCGGTAGTGAAATATTTATCATAGAATATCCTCTTGAAATCCTCCCATGTCATAGTCGCTAGATTCACTCCTCGCTCCGCTGCCTCCAACATAAGAAAGCGTCGCCTTTCAGCAGATAGATAGTGCAACGAACTCGGTCAGCGTCCGCCATATCCATATACCTAAAGATCACCTCTAAAGATCTAATCCATCTCTCAGCCacgaatggatcagtagtgccagaaaaatcagcgggatccatcctcctaaataGCTCATAGACAACTTCCGACCTGACCCTCGCACCATTTCCCACGTGTTGCTCTAGTAAACGAGCCATACCAGCTAGTACATGGGCACTAGCATCCTGATTTGGTGGAGGCTGTAGAATCTCCTCCTCCTGCCTATCCTCGTTATTACTACGAAGAATCCGTCTAAGAGGCATCCCTGTACAAATCGTCCATACCATGTAACCAACAtacatttaacattttaaatgaaACATGCATCTAACCTCtatatcatgtatcataaaaGCATTTAAAGTTCAGTATATAAAATCTAAAGAGTAAAAACTCatagacttgaggcttgacttCTTGAGTTTCTCGGAGTGGCAGTGACATAACCCTTTGGGGAtcattggctctgataccaactgaaacgtccactactttttaactttaaaatcctactaatttttattttttttgtaaaattcgaaacttgaaatttaaaataacttaacatttccgtcgtccaaaataatttaacacttGAAGTCTAACGTAAATAAAAATCTCTAACTCTTTAATTAACCAAAAACCCTACATTGACCTCTAACAAGATCAAACTATCCtcaaaataaagcatgaaaatcccttattaaatctttaacaaaatcttaaaaattttaactatcaagctaatgcagaAAATaatgtccctcgggagtgtactgccgaactcgatccactcaagtgtCAACGCCTCCCTCCATCTCATTTTCACttgcaacattcaaacctagtgaatCTAATGACTCACCGCGTTCTAAACAtgtgtaacaaataatacatatacaatcacatgcattaaattcatacttttattcaaaatactagcataaatttgtaagcatattttaatcataaatcgtCACATCATAAAGCTTTCcataatttatcattttgggtgaagtttgatctttgaaagtgactagttGTATcatctggtcgactgatcagtcttagcttaCCATTGCGCATTGGGACAGGCACTAGGCACCGATgaaaaatggaaatacgatcgttgggctccctctgaggccttctccggtaaacgggctccctctaggcTTTCTttctcacgatattcccaaaaatcatatatcatatcctttttgtcacagtcaattcacatccttcaaaatattttttcttttctttttaatcataaaatatcgtcTCCTTTCCACATtcgaaaaatatcattttaacagtaaaaaaatGTAcatctttatcataaatcataaaatctcatattttcatagtaaacgttttaaaatatcatttagaatgtgttatgatttttcgGGACACTACCAAGCCTTTTTGTACTATCTGggacgtaaaatgaccattttaccatTGGACtctaaaattctcgattttgactttttctcacttttgttGACTCTAGattatcataaataattatttacgcttaaatttgactttcagtatttttatttaacgtaaAATCGAGCTTTttgatttaattctttaattactaaaccgtgaagcgtttaatttataaattaattcaaacttaaatattttaatcccaaactttaatcaTAGCCTTTTCATACCTAAACTaacctcgtgaaccatgaatcgacccTCGTGGACCATGGTTCAAGCCCATCCCTTCACCAAGCCAAAATTTGAACCCTAGCCTACCCATATTGAGTCACGGCTGAAATCCCTCGATCCACCACCAATCCATTATGGACCAGACCATTCACAGACCCTCCTAGACCCTAACCAACCTAGCCTAACCAACACGAACCATCCCAAGCCACTGTCAAAACCCTCGCAGCCCTATTCCTCTCTCCAAGTCGCGGCCCTCATTCACTCGAGCCACCACGAACCACGGCTACACCAGGCCCTGCTACAACCCCTAGCCATCTTCCCTAGACCCTACAGGACCAGCCTAGAAAGCCCCAACCCAGCCGCGAGCCACCCTAGCCACAGCCTTCCATCCGCGTGCGTTGGGAAGAGTCCTACCCCttgtggactcttccctagctgCTATCCCCGAATCCTAGCTTTTTTAGGACTCTTCCTAACCTTAAACCACGTCCATCAAAGCCCCTACACGAGCTCGGACCGAGCCGCACGCCGCCATGCACCAAGCCGGGCCCAAAATCGCATGGCCCTCCCATAGAAAACCCTAGGCTCGTTTCTTCCTAGCCATGCTCGACTCCAGCCCTCGTGTTGTCCGTTAACGACTCTTTTCTCGTCCCTTAAACACCTCTtattggcagcgtgtccttaggaatcataacgtttttcaaacaagcataaaatcatcaaaactttgaaaatatttgttctatTGTTAAACGaattgtgtttaaatatttttcatgaaaaaataaataaaacaagcataaaatgatttgaatggtgcgtCAAAGGAGTTTAGAAGCTTGCCTTTGCATTTTAGAACGCTTGAATATACAATCCTTGGCATGAAGAGCGAAAAAGGAAGAACGGTCGACGAAGACTCATTGTTTTCTCCTCttcaaaatctcaaaaatatggtgtgtgttgtgtgtgaatTTTTGGCTGATATGAGGCTTAGGAAGACCGTAGATTtctattttatagatttaaaatttgcatgttaatgggcttggGTTTTGGGCTTTTGCGTTTAGGAGCAGTTGGGCCTAataatcttaaataaattatacccaataacacttatttaattaaaaaataaaagtttataaaactaattttcaaaaataatactttttgtCCTTTAAAAGtccctcgtttgcccaaaaccagCTTCCCGACTAAAATCGTgatcgtctcgtaaaataatttggactctactatttttagaaaaatttaatcatattaataagccttgaaaatacttattgaaaatattttatcttggtcgtcctcgatctcctttccccagcctattatcgaatattcgaatAAAATTCTCagttttcatgaaatcatgcaattagAACTTCCATCATATAATATGTATCATTTgagcatttaaaattaattaaataaaacaattaagtaatttaaatcatttgcatgcatgtggtttacgtgggttGACTTTTGGACGTAcactactagacgctcttaccatgattcgatgggtatAATCAGAAATGACTTCTGAAATTTttatcaaggtgttgatgaaaataatGTGGCTAATTAGGATAATcccaaataagaataaatgttgttCTAAATCACATCGAGATGTGAACCTACGACTAGCTGTATCATTATACCATTGAGTGTCACataagtatcggattctgtgttcccgttgagaaatTCAAAgctcaaagagttgaatttggcgACTTATAGTTTGTTGGAGATCAacaggaagcttataaaggagtttataagtaaGTTCCATAAGATGGAAGAAATGAAAATTagcttaattgctaattaaggaAGGAGAATTGAGTTGCCTGTTTcagtgaaggagttcactaaaactagCAGCTACCCAATATagtaagtgaaaattttaatcttcgaaattttcggttttcattatatgaacaagacttaTATCCTTGAAACATCGACGctttcggatcgtcgatcgggggtACAAggagttcggaatcatttatttagtg
This sequence is a window from Primulina huaijiensis isolate GDHJ02 chromosome 13, ASM1229523v2, whole genome shotgun sequence. Protein-coding genes within it:
- the LOC140991245 gene encoding uncharacterized protein gives rise to the protein MAHFSKVLMFSKEGFDDWKIRMQAHLAAQDDDMWFVITNGPLKILKPNTAIAVTEGAPQMVEKQKCEWTSEDKKKENLDNAKENKMYVAMQKFENLKMKAGETLSEFDERFSSVVNELAALGKELGNREVALKVMRALPRE